The Blattabacteriaceae bacterium sequence GAGCCTAGCTCCAGTAAAAGCAGCTGTTTTACCTTTAGTGAAAAAAGATGGCCTTGCTGAAATGGCTAAAAAAATTTTCCATACACTTAAAACTGATCACCAAATAACTTACGATGAAAATGAATCTATAGGAAAACGGTACCGTCGCCAAGATTCTATCGGTACTCCGATTTGTATCACAATTGATTATGAGAGTTTTCAAGATGAAAGTATCACCGTAAGATTTAGAGATGATATGAAACAAAAGAGACTTTTTATTAAAGAACTAACCGATTTTTTGAATATAGAAACTGGAATAACAAGTTTATTGAAAAATCTCTAAAGTGGTCCCAGCTAGATTCGAACCAGCGACCTCCTGATTATGAGTCAGATGCTCTAACCGTCTGAGCTATGGGACCTATAAGACTATAAGCTGGATTCTGTCATCGAGCTTTATCATTTCTCTTTGATAAGAATTACTTCTTACCTACCAGCTGCTTACCCCTTGACAAAAACAGCTAGGCTACCTACAATGCCAGTATACTGGCATTACACCACGCAGAGTTTACCTGATTTCACTACAGCCTAACTGTATTTTCTTTCTGTTGCACTAGTCCTCGCTTTTAGCGTTCGGTAATTATCCGATGCTTCGGCACTCTGGTGCCCAGACTTTCCTCATTTAACTTTATGCGATAAAGCGTCCTTATTTTCTTATAATATAATAAATAATAGTATGTTCTCTATTTGATTAAATGCTAAGCTTTTTTATTAGGTTTTTTAATGGCATGTTACTAACATTTTAAATGAAAATTACTGCAAAGTACAATTCAAAGTATGTGGAAGAAAAGCATTATAAGGAATGGATACAATCAGGTTTTTTTAATTCAAAACCTGATAAAAGAAAGCCTTATACATTGGTTATTCCTCCTCCAAATGTTACAGGAAGACTTCACATGGGGCATATGCTAAACAATACCATACAAGATGTCTTAGCCAGAAGAGCGCGATTGCGTAACTACAATGTTTGTTGGGTTCCAGGAACTGATCATGCAGCTATTGCTACAGAGAATAAAGTGGTAAATCAACTAAAAAAAGAAGGTATTTCTAAAGAATATTTAGGAAGAAAAGCTTTTCTAGCTAGAGTTTGGAATTGGACAAATAAACATCGAAATATCATTTTCGACCAATTAAAAAGACTAGGATGCTCCTGTGATTGGAGAAGAAGTAGATTTACACTAGATTCAAGGTTTTCTGAATCAGTTACTAAGGCTTTCATAGCTCTTTATAAAAAAGGATTAATATATAGAGCATATAGAATGATACATTGGGACCCTGAAGTAAAAACTACTCTCTCAGATGAAGAAATCTTTTATGAAGAACGTTTTGGTAAACTTTATTACCTCAAATATTTTATTGAAAATACAGAAGAATTTATTCTAGTGGCTACTACACGTCCAGAATCCATTACTGGAGATTCTGCTATTTGCGTTAATCCTAACGATCAACGTTATTTTCATTTTAAAAATCGTAGAGCGATTATTCCCATCTTAGGAAGATTAATCCCTATTATTGAAGATGAATATGTAAAAATGAGTTTTGGTACGGGATGTTTGAAGGTAACTCCATCTCAGAATTTTACTGATAAAGCATTAGCTGAAAAACATGATTTAGAATTTATAAAAGGGGGTAAATACAAACGAAGGGCAATCATAAAAGATCTAGAGAAAATGGGAGCTCTAGTAAGAATGGAAAAACATTCTCATAAAATAGGAATTTCAGAACGTAGTAGTTCTATTATTGAACCTAGACTGTCTATGCAATGGTTTCTTCAAGTAAAACCATTAGCGAAAAATGCTTTGAAAGCTGTGAAAAAAGGAGAAATTAAATTTTTTCCAGAAGAATTAAAAAATGTATACAGATATTGGATGGAAAACTTAAAAGATTGGAATATTTCTAGGCAACTCTGGTGGGGCCACAGAATTCCAGTTTACTATTATGATAATGCTTTTGTTGTAGCAAGGAATACTGAAGCAGCTAGTATAAAAACTAACAACCTTAAACAGGATACTGATGTTCTAGATACTTGGTTTTCTTCTTGGCTTTGGTCAATATCTATTTTTGATAGGACAGACATTTTATATTATTATCCAACACAAGATTTGGTTACCGCTCCAGATATTTTATTTTTTTGGGTAGCCAGAATGATTATGGCTGGGTATTCTTTTTTAGGAGAAAAGCCTTTTAATAAGGTTTATTTTACAGGAATTGTTAGAGACAATCAACGTAAAAAAATGTCTAAATCACTAGGAAACTCCCCAGAGTCTGTTGATTTAATAAATCAATATGGGGCAGATGGAGTTCGTGCAGGATTACTATTAAGTACTAAAGCAGGGGATGATTTGCGTTTCAGCGAAATTCTCTGTATACAAGGTCGTAATTTTTCGAACAAGATATGGAATGCATTTAGATTAATTAAACAATGGGAGGAATCTTTAGTGGATAATCATATATATTCGTCTTCCATACTAGCTGTTGACTGGTTTAGTCATCGATTCTATCAAGCTCTTGAAGAGATAGAGAAATCTTTTGAAGATAATAAGATTTCTGAAGCATTAATGAGTTTATACAAACTGATTAGAGAGGACTTTTGTTCTTATTTTCTAGAACTCGTAAAACCAGATAAAGGTAAAAATATTGGGCTGGAAGTGTTTTCAAAAACCGTTGAATTTTTTGAAAATTTGCTGAAGCTTTTACATCCCTTTATGCCTTTTATCACAGAGGAAATTTGGCAAAATCTCAAGATTAGATCAGCTGAAGCTAAGGAATATTTAATGGTTTATGATTGGCCGAAAAAAAAAAATTATCAAACAAAGATATTAGAAGATTTCGAAAATTATGCTAAAATTATCAAGAAAATTAGATTTTTGAGAAAATATAATAAAATATCTCAAAAAGAGCAATTAGATCTGTTTATTTTAACTAAAAAACCAAGGAGGAATCTATCCATTATTAAAAAATTAGGAGTAATCTCTAAAATAGAATACGTTAATAAGAAACCTATCTATGAAACTATTTCGTTCTTTTTGGTATCTGATGAATACCATCTAAAAAAAATCTTTAAACGGAAAATAGATTTTTCATCTGAAAAAGATAAATTAGAAAAAGACCTTCATCATTATAGAAACTTATTAGAAAGAAGTAGAAAAAATATTTCTAACAAAAAATTTATTCTTTTTGCTCCAAAAGAAATTATAGAAAGAGAAAAAAAAAAAGAATTTGACATTCTTGAAAAAATTCGTTGGATAGAGAATCATCTTCATATGATTAAAAGCAATTTAGTTCAAAAAAACAAAAATTAATTTCCCTAAAAGCGCTTACATCGCTATCAGATCCATGAATAGCATTACGCTTTAAAGATTTAGCATAAGATTTTCGAATGGTTCCTTCTTTTGCTTTTTTGAAATTTGTATCTCCAATAAGCAATCTAAAATCTGAAACCGCTTTGTTTTTTTCCAAAACAGCTGCAATTATTGGATGGTTACTCATAAACTCAACCAATGAGTCAAAAAAAGACTTATATTTATGAACAGAATAAAATTCTTGGGCATCTTTTTTGGAAAACATCATCATTTTTAGAGCACGAATCTTAAATCCAGAATATCTTATTTGATCTAAAATAAGATATTCATAGCAGTTTTTAACAGCATCAGGTTTAATTATAGCAAGCGTAAATTTCATAAATACTTTCATTGAAAATGAAAAAAAAAATATATCACAAACCTGTACTAATAAATTCAAGCACAGAAAATTTGGTTTTTAATCCGAATGGAACATATATTGATGTTACATTTGGGGGAGGGGGACATTCTAGGGCAATTTTGGAAAAATTAACCAAAAAGGGTAGGCTATTAGCCTTTGATCAAGATGAAGAAGCTATAAAAAAAAACCCAATTAAAGACAAAAGATTAAAAATTTTTAATAAAAATTTTAGATTTATAAAAGATGTTTTGAACCTTAAAAAAATAAATAACGTATCAGGTGTTATAATTGATTTAGGAGTTTCTTGGCACCAAATTGACTCCGCCTATCGTGGTTTTTCTACTCGTTTTAATTATCCTCTTGATATGAGAATGAACTTGCGTTCTAAATATTCAGCTAAAGAAATACTGAAATATTATTCAGAGAAAAAATTAAGTGAAGTTTTCTATAAATATGGAGAATTTAAAAACAGCAAGTTTATTGCTAAAAGAATAGTAAAAAAACGTGCAAAAAAAAACATAGAAACTTCATTTGATTTAATGGAGTTATTTAAAGAAATTAAAAAGCAAAAATTTTTTGCTCGACTTTTCCAAGCACTTAGAATAGAAGTAAACGATGAAATCAACGCTTTAAAAGAACTATTGACTCAATCTAGTTCTTTTTTGAGTAAAGAAGGAAGGATCTCTGTAATTTCCTATCACTCACTTGAAGACCGTTTGGTTAAACGTTTTTTCAAAACAGGATCGTTTGAAGGTTTTTTAGAAAAAGATTTTTTCGGAAAAAAAAATATTCATTTAGAATCTATTTATTCCAAAGCTATTACTCCAAATAATGAGGAAATAACAAGGAATAAACGCGCAAGAAGTGCTCGATTGAGAATAGCCAAAAAACTATAGCAATTCCTTAATCTTCTGCAAAGAAAGCATTTACTCTATTCATTACTAGCGAACATTTGTTCCGTCATATTACACGACGTTTATCCTTTACAGATGGGATACTTTGGCATAAACAAAAAGCATCGCAGATGACAAGTTACTACGCAAGCTCCACAACAAGGCAAGAACGAAAGCCTTATACTCTTCTAAATAAGAATAGAATTTTCATCAATAGTTTTCCCACTTACGTAAATAAATAGTCATAATTCTATCAAAAGCAGAACGTACAAGATCTTTAATAACTGTAAAAGACTTGGTTGTAATTGACAAGTCTGAGCCATGTGCTTGTCCATTTCTATAAAGAGCCGCATATTCCTTCCGTTCATTTAGATAATCGAGCATTTATAAAAATGAACTTTCAGAGTAAATTTTCTATACAGAATAGGTTTAAAATCTCCCAGATTATTCTGGACCATTTTGCCTCAAATTTTGAGAATAAAGCTTAAATATTTTTTCATAGAAAAGTATTATTTATATGAACGAGTGTAAGAGTTTATTTATAAGCCCAGGCTGAAACATTAGCATAATTAGCATCATCTCTTACCTTAAATGGCACTTACGGGCCTATATATGCTTTTTCTTCATCTCTACACCTAACTTTATCTCCACACCTTTTTCATTACGAGACATACCACACATTACTAAAGCTTTGTGAAAATAATCTACAGTACTTTTCTCTACCGTATAGCAGCCTCAGATTTATTAAATTCAGGATTATTTACTGACCTGTGCTAATAAGCTAAATAATCAGCAATAGTATATTAGCTTCTCCAATTTAACAACCCTCATACCAAGTATAACGTGGATAAATTTTCATTGGATTATTGGAAGTTGGTAATCTTTTCAGAAATCTTAAAGAGATTTACGTATTTATCTTCTATAACCTTACCACCTAAAAGAGTACAAGCTCTACATATAATGGCTGATGAAAAAACGCCTTACAGCCTATAGGCTAGATTTCTTGGAATGGAACAAGATTTACAAAATATAAAATGTAGTATAAACTGGATTCTTAAATAAACTTATGACCAATTGATAGTTGTTTATTTTTCCATATTTATCGTTTTTCAAAGGAATAGTAAAAATGTAGGATTAAAAAAATAAGAATTACCTGGTACTAGCATTATCCCATTTTGTATAATTTACCCTCTTTTTTTTTAAAAAAAGAAGAAAATGTGGAGAATAAAAAAAATGCTAACAGAGAGAAACAAAAGCCATAAAAAGCCCTATTCTATACGAAAAATAGTGAACATATAAATGCACAACCAAAAAAAATCATTAAAAAAAAACAGTAAATGCCATCAAAATTCTTCCACCAATAGAAGAAATTTGTATAAACTCATAATTATGGAGAAATTTAAAAAAAAAATTAAACACGAGCATTACATGCTCTATAAAAACACTCTACTCTACTAAGCGTTTCTCTCTTTCCTATCATTTCCATTAGAAAAAAAATGCCAACTCCCCGCAAACTTCCAACTAAGGCAAGTCTCAATTTTTTTTGAAAAAAAACAGAACTTATGTTATGTTGTTTTGAAAAATCCTTTATTTTTATCTTTAAAGAAGATTCTTTAAAATCTTCTACAGATTCCAAGAGTTTTTTTAAATCTTTTACGATAAAGCAGTATCTGCTTGATCTAATTTTTTGTAGATAACATTTATCATAGCTTTTAGGGCATATGAAAAAATACGATGATTGTTCCCAAATTTCATTAATAAAACAAACTCTTTTTCTTACAGATTCTAGAACCTTTCGTATATAATTTTCATCATATAAAATATGATGTTTTTCAATATTTTTTCGAAAAAGAGCACTTATTTCGTAAAGTGTTTTTTTTTTCAAATATTGGTGATTGAACCATCTAGCTTTTTCTAGACTGAGATAGACACTGGATTTTCCAACTTTTTCCAGAGAAAATTTTCTGACTAAGTCATTCATTAGAAAAAATTCTTCCACTCCTCCTGGATTCCATCCTAAAAAAGCAAGCATATTGATAATAGCTTCTGGGAAGTAACCATATTCTCTATATCCACGTAGAACTATACCAGTTTCAGGGTCTCTCCATTGAATAGGAAATATAGGGAATTTTCCTTTATCACGTTTACTTAGCTTTCCTTTTCCTCTTGGATTTAAAATCAATGGTAAATGAACAAATTTTGGAATTTCCCATCCAAATGATCTATATAAAAGACAATGAAATCCCATTGAAGGTAACCATTCTTCTCCCCTAATAACATGGGATATATGCATTAAATGATCATCAATAACATTAGCCAAATGATAACTAGGCATTCCATCGGATTTAAGAAGAATTTTATCATCTAGGGTAGATGTGTTTATATGAATCTTTCCTCGTACTTCATCATATATTTCCAAACATTCGTTTTTGTAAGGGGTTTTAAAACGTATTACGTAAGGCTTTTCTAATCTACGATGCACTTCCTTGTATGAAAGCGAAAGGGAATTTTCCATTTTTTCTCTAATTATAGAATTGTAAAGAAATTTTTCTCCATTCTTTTGAAATTTATTTCTAATCTTCTCAAGAGTTTCATTTGAATCAAAAGCATAGTAAGCAAAACCTTTTTTTAGAAGTTGGCTTGCTTGATAAATATAAATATATTTCCTCTCTGATTGTCTATACGGACCATGGCTTACTCTAAAAAATGGACATTCATCAGGTCTTATTCCACACCATTCAAGAACCTGAGATATGTATGATTCAGATTCTGGAACGAATCTTTCTGTATCTGTATCCTCTATTCGCAAAACGAAACTTCCTTGGTTTTTTATAGCAAACAGGTAGTTATACAGAGCCGTACGAAGCCCCCCTAAGTGTAAAGGTCCAGTAGGACTTGGGGCGAATCGTACTCTTACTTTTTTCAGTAATTTTTTCCTCATACTAATTTGATTAATGATTTATCTTTTATTATATTTTATTTAATGCCTGTGTGGTGAAATTGGTAGACACGCTAGATTCAAAATCTTGTAGCCTTTATGGGCTATACGGGTTCGAATCCCGTCATAGGTACACTGTAACTTTGTAACTTTAATCGATCTGGACGGGTTTCGAACCCGTGACCTCGCATGTGACAAACGCGTATTCTAACCAACTGAACTACCAGACCTAATCTTTAAAAAAAATCTTCTTCAAAAACATTTTCTAATTTAGATTCCAGAATACTTTTTTTTGCGTATCCTATATGTCTATATATTTCTTTTCCACTTTTAAAAAAAACTAGAGTAGGGATACTTCGTATATTGAATTCTTTAGCAATTTCAGGATGTTTCTCCACATTAACTTTTACAATAAAAGCTTTTCCTTTATATTTTTCTGCTAATTCGTCTATCTCTGCCGAGATAGCTAAGCAAGGACCACACCAAGGTGCCCAAAAATCTACTAGAACAGGAGTTTTAGATTGGAAAAAAACTTTTTTTAAATTTATTTCTTTTGCCATATTTTTCTTTTTTTAATGTTAAAATTGTTCCATATTTTTTTTTCTCTATAAAAAGACCTATTTTTACGAGAGTAACTCCAGCTTTTAAAGCTAAAAAAGCACTTTCTAATTTAGTAATCATGCCATCTGCAATTACTTTCTTTTTTTTCAATTCTTGGTAGGTCTTTTCATCCATTTTATGAATAAATGAATTATCATTTTTTAGATCAAGTAAAACACCTTTTTTTTCAAATACAAAGTGTAAACTAACCTTATGATGCGAAATTAGAGATTCTGCCACATTTGCAGCAATATTATCTGCGTTGGTATTTAGCAAACCACCATTTCCATCATGGGTAATTGAACACATAACAGGAATAAATCCCTTTTCAAGAAGAAAATTTAGAAAAGGAAGGTTTAAACTTTTTTTACTTAAATTTCCTACATTCCCATACCCATAATTTCTTTCCCTTAAAGAAGGTCTAAAAGCTTTAATAAAATTTCCATCTGCTCCAGAAAATCCTAACGCAAGACAACCTAAAGATTGTAGAAAACACACTATTTTTTTATTAATAAGTCCAGCATATATCATAGTGACAACGTCAAGTGTTATATCATCCGTAATTCGTCTTCCATTAAAGAAATAAGAATAAACGCCTAATATTTCAGAAACTTTTCCACAAATTTTTCCACCTCCATGAATTAATATTTTACCTCCATCAAGCTTATGAAAAGCTGTTAAAGAATCCTTTAACAGATCTACATTATCGATAATATTTCCTCCTATTTTTATTAAATGAATCACTTAATATTTTTTTGAGAATTTCAATGAAAACTGTTTGTGTAGAAAAAATTCTGTTTTCAGCTTGTTGAAAAACAAGAGAATTTTTTCCGTCTAGTACAGAATCTTCCACCACTATTCCTCTTCGGACGGGAAGACAATGCATAAACTTCCCGTTATTAGTTAAACTCATTTTTTCTTTTGTAATTCTCCAATTAGTATCTTGAGAAAGTATTTTTCCGTATGATAAATAACTGCTCCAATTTTTAGCATAAATAAAATCAGCCCCTTCAAAAGCTTCCTTTTGATCATAAGTTATTTTTGCCATTTTACTAAAACGTTTATCTAGTTCATACTCTTTTGGATGAGTAATAACTAAATCAACTTTCGAAAGTTCGGATACCCATTGCAGAAAAGAATTAGGGACTGAATGAGGTAAAACTCTTACATGTGGAGCCCAACTTAATACAACCTTAATCCTTTTTTTTTTAGTCGGACGGAATTCTTCAATGGTAATTACATCAGCTAAGGATTGCAGAGGATGCAAAGTTGCACTCTCTAGACTAACTACAGGTACTCTAGAATAATTTTTTATTTTTTTTAAAAAAAGTTCTTTGGAATCATAAGATCTATCTAAAAATTTTGGAAAAGTTCGTACTCCTAAAATATCACAATAAAGACTCATTACGTAGATAGCTTCTTTAATGTGTTCTTGACTTTTTTCCATAACAGTTCCATCATTCATTTCTATTTTCCAAGAATCATTCTCTGTATTTAAGATCCAAATATTGACTCCTAAATTAAAAGCAGCCTTTTGACTACTTAAACGAGTACGTAAGCTTGGATTAAAAAAAACTAAACCTATAGTTTTTTTTTCTCCTATTTTTTGGAAATAATAAGGATTTTTTTTTAAATACTTAACCTTTTCAATGAGGATCCGTAAATCCTCTACATCTTCTATACTTAGAAATTGGTTCATTGTAAGTATCTAAAGATACTGGATAAAGATCATCTATCGATAGTTTGCAAAAAGCATTTATAAAAGTTTTTGCTAAACAGCAATCAGTTATTAAAGGAATGTTTAAGTCTATTGCAGCCCTACGAATGACATAATCATCATCTAAATTTATTAATTTTTTAGAAATGTTAATAACAACGTCCAATTTTTCTACTTTCATAATATATTTCGACCCATGTATAAAAATGGATTTTATCCCTTGTTTATACAATAAATTCCAATACTTCCATGTAGCAAATAGAGCATAGATTTTTAATGCTTCAATTTCGAAAAATAAGGCATTAATGAAAATGTTTTTTTCATTAATTCGGTATCCAGCCGAAAACATCGCTTTCATTAAAGCTTCTTCTAAGCTTATACCAATACTTGCCACTTCTCCAGTTGAAGTCATCTCAACTCCGAGAATGGGATCAGATCCATGTAGGCGAGAAAAAGAAAATTGAGAAGCTTTCACCCCCAAAAAACTCATATTTAAATTTTTATTTTTCCAAAAAAGTTTTTTACCAAAAATAGCCTTTGTAGCTAAATCGATCATGTTAATATTCGAAACTTTTGAAACTAAAGGGAAGCTTCTCGATGCCCTTAAATTACACTCTATTACTTGAATATGATTATTTTCAAGTAAAAATTGGATATTAAAAGGACCAGAAATATTAAAATGTTTAGCAATTTTTTGAGATAGTCTTTCTATTTTTTTTCTAGAAAAGAACCCAATATTTTTTGGTGGATAAATTAAAGTAGCGTCACCTGAATGGATTCCAGCAAATTCCACATGTTCAGAAATTGCATAAAAAAAAATTTTACCAAAAGCAGCAACTGCGTCAAATTCAATTTCTTTAGCATTTTCAATAAATTTGCTTAAAACTATAGTATGTTCTGTAGCTATTTTTCCATATTTTTTAATATAAAAATTAAAATAATCATAATTGTAAACTACTTGCATTGATGCACCTGAAAGAACATAAGAAGGACGTAGTAGAACTGGAAATCCAACTTTTTTAGTAAAATCTTCAGCATAAGAAAAATCAGAGAATTCTTGCCAAAGTGGCTGACTAATTCCTAGAATATCTAAAGACTTAGAAAAAATATGTCTGTTTTCCACCTTATCAATAGAAATAGGAGAAGTGCCTAATACAGGAATACCGCTTTTATAGAGTTTTAAAGCTAAATTATTGGTAATTTGTCCTCCCATAGAGGCTATTATTCCTAAAGGTTTTTCTAGTTCTAGAATATCTAAAATACGTTCAATACTAAGCTCTTCAAAATAAAGCCTATCACATTTGTCAAAATCAGTACTAACTGTTTCTGGATTATAGTTTATCATCAAAGATTGATATCCTATTTCTTTAATAGTTTCTAGTGTTTTAACACTACACCAATCAAATTCCACGCTGCTACCAATGCGATATACACCTGATCCTAAAATTAGTATGGATTTTCTATTGCAGATTACATCATGTTTAGCTGCGTGATAGCTTAGATAAAGGTAATTCGTATTTGCAGGATATTCAGCAGCCAATGTATCAACTCTGCGTATAAAAGGAATAATTGATAGAGATTTTCTATTTTTTCTTATATATTTTGATACTCTCTGGAAATCTTCTTCAACCACAAAAAAACTTGCAATCTGTTCATCTGAAAACCCTTGCTTTTTAGATTCTATTAAAGATTTATATGGAATTTTAGACCAATTTCCATAAGAAATAAAATTATTTTTTGTTAGGAATAAACTTTCTAATCTTTTCAAGAACCAAGGGTTTATCATTGTAAGATGATGAATTTCCTCAATAGTAAATCCAGCATAAAAAGCTGATTCTATTACTTGAATACGTTTATCTGTTGGGTTTTTCAGCATTTCCTCAATCATTTCATGGGTAGTTAAAAAAAGCTTTTTCGGGTTAATAAAACCTAGGAGGCCTAGATCAAGCATCCGAAGACCTTTTTGTAAAGCTTCTTCAAAAGATCCACCGAGAGACATTACCTCTCCAACACTTTTCATGCTGCTACTAATTTTTTGGTAAACACTATCAAATTTTTTAAGGTCCCAACGGGGTAATTTACAAACGATATAATCTAAAGCTGGTTCAAAAAAAGCTGAAGTTATTCCAGTAATAATATTATTAAGCTTATGTAAGCCATAACCTAATGCAAGCTTAGAGGCTATAAAAGCTAATGGATAAGCAGTTGCTTTAGAGGCAAGGGCACTTGAACGAGAAAGACGTGCATTAACTTCAATGACGCGGTAATCTACTGAATTTGGAGATAAAGCAAACTGGACATTACACTCTCCAATAATACCAAAATGACGAATAATTCGAGTAGAAATATCTCTTAGATTATAAGATTCGGAATTACTCAAAGTCTGAGAAGGTGCCACAACAACGCTTTCTCCAGTATGAACCCCAATTGGGTCAATATTTTCCATATTACAAACAGCAATACAATTATCGAAACGATCACGAATAACTTCATATTCTATTTCTTTCCATCCTTTAAGAGATTCCTCTAGAATAATTTTATTCGTATACGAAAAAGCTTTTACAGCTATAAATTTTAGTTCATTAATATCATACGCAAATCCACTTCCTAAGCCCCCCAAAGCATAAGAAGAACGAACTATCATGGGAAATCCCACTTCTTCAGCTTTTTTCATAGCTTTTTCAATAGAATCCACTGCTACACTTATTGCATTTTTTATTCCAAGAGTTTGGAGCTCTTTACGAAAAAGAGCCCTGTCTTCACTTCTAACAATAGACTGAATTGGAGTTCCTAATACTTTTAGTTTA is a genomic window containing:
- the carB gene encoding carbamoyl-phosphate synthase (glutamine-hydrolyzing) large subunit; its protein translation is MKIKKVLLIGSGALKIGEAGEFDYSGTQALKAIREEGIFTVLINPNVATVQTSEGIADKVYLLPIHAYFVEQVIQKETPDGLILAFGGQTALSCGLELYKKGIIEKYKLKVLGTPIQSIVRSEDRALFRKELQTLGIKNAISVAVDSIEKAMKKAEEVGFPMIVRSSYALGGLGSGFAYDINELKFIAVKAFSYTNKIILEESLKGWKEIEYEVIRDRFDNCIAVCNMENIDPIGVHTGESVVVAPSQTLSNSESYNLRDISTRIIRHFGIIGECNVQFALSPNSVDYRVIEVNARLSRSSALASKATAYPLAFIASKLALGYGLHKLNNIITGITSAFFEPALDYIVCKLPRWDLKKFDSVYQKISSSMKSVGEVMSLGGSFEEALQKGLRMLDLGLLGFINPKKLFLTTHEMIEEMLKNPTDKRIQVIESAFYAGFTIEEIHHLTMINPWFLKRLESLFLTKNNFISYGNWSKIPYKSLIESKKQGFSDEQIASFFVVEEDFQRVSKYIRKNRKSLSIIPFIRRVDTLAAEYPANTNYLYLSYHAAKHDVICNRKSILILGSGVYRIGSSVEFDWCSVKTLETIKEIGYQSLMINYNPETVSTDFDKCDRLYFEELSIERILDILELEKPLGIIASMGGQITNNLALKLYKSGIPVLGTSPISIDKVENRHIFSKSLDILGISQPLWQEFSDFSYAEDFTKKVGFPVLLRPSYVLSGASMQVVYNYDYFNFYIKKYGKIATEHTIVLSKFIENAKEIEFDAVAAFGKIFFYAISEHVEFAGIHSGDATLIYPPKNIGFFSRKKIERLSQKIAKHFNISGPFNIQFLLENNHIQVIECNLRASRSFPLVSKVSNINMIDLATKAIFGKKLFWKNKNLNMSFLGVKASQFSFSRLHGSDPILGVEMTSTGEVASIGISLEEALMKAMFSAGYRINEKNIFINALFFEIEALKIYALFATWKYWNLLYKQGIKSIFIHGSKYIMKVEKLDVVINISKKLINLDDDYVIRRAAIDLNIPLITDCCLAKTFINAFCKLSIDDLYPVSLDTYNEPISKYRRCRGFTDPH